ATAATGATAAGTAATGAGCTCCATCAAAAATGAGTTACAAATCACAATGGaccatttttggaaaaatgtcaaaTTTGATCAGAAACTGACTGAAAACAAAAGTATCAGCTTTCAATTGAAGTCATTGTAataaacgatatatatatataaactatattggCCATCTGGTCACCCTCTGGCTATTTCCATGCTAGATCAAGTGTTGGGAATGCCGGAGTTTATTTGGACACTCTACGATCATTGCAATATTCACCCAAAATACCCAGCATTAATTACAGACTCTCCAGTCAAGATGCTTGAATAAATGATCACATTCAACAAATCTCATGTTTTCAATGACTTCTTATTTAGTCTTATCATTTGGTTTCAGTTACTAACCTTGACAGATGTTATATTGGTATTTCAGTTCACTGTTGCCTACACAGTTACCCATGAGCCCCACAGATGCCCTCTCCTCCTGATATTATCCTGATGGGATGTCAGTCTTTTTAATACTGCATATATTGATACTCTGGACTCCAAAGAAGACTCAAAGCGAAAGACAAAGTCCAACCTTTCTTAACAGGTCCACTCGTACGTGCAGGTGCACACATGGATATAGAAATATCAGGCAATAAAGTTATGTCAAGGATGCtataatatttgaatgaattgCTCATAATGCTCCTTACTTTTAGTGCAATATATGCTTTTCTGAATCCCATTGCCAGTTCTGTTAACAGTACTTCTGCCGTGAGCAATTCTTAAAAACAGTTTGTGGGTATAATTGAGAATATCAGGTCcacatttcattttctttctctgaTTTTACAGAGACAACATCCCTGTGTCACTTTCACAGCTTTCTGATCTTGTTTCTCATATGAAGTCCTCGATTGTCCCTCAGATGTGTTACGACTTTATAAAGACTTTATATAAAAGCTTTTCCTTTTGTCTATTAGCTATAACTCTTGCAGATTAAGCCGTCCCGAGGTCTTTATCAAAGTTGTTTTCTCTCAGCGTTCATCCTAACTCTTTTAATATCTTTGATATTGTCTGGATTCAGAGCATTGCATATTACAGCATCTGCTTTGTTGATATTTTCCTTTCCCTGTACTCAGGATCATGTCAGCGTGATCACACGAGAGTTCTGTACACTACGATCGGTGATATCATGGTGACTCATGGACCGCAGTCATCTATCAAATATCTGTCGGCTCCAGTGCGATTGCTTTCTCCTATGGCACACACAGAAGCACGTTGCGTCAGCAGCGGGGGAGACCAAGGTTCGATCCCGCGTCGTGACCAGGGAGTAATCACGATTGCATCATCAATGACAAGTGTGATTCGGACGTTGCCGTGGTAGACTTTATAAAACAGGCATTTCTCCACACTGTAATaatgcctgtacagctgaaaacaactctctgCACATCTCGCTTTTGGCGTCCCTATGTGGGCATTACACCCATAGTATGGAgttcacatgtgcccatatgcccaacatcACTTACCGCTTTGGCTACGGGGATTTCAGTAAGTATACACCGAtgttagctaaagaaaagtcggCCTACTCTTTAtttctggattgagtatttcaattcagtttttaaagagtgtctccaaaaacatgatattattgCACTACATTTCCTCGGATtctgatttacatttatttatttagaacgGCAGAATTCCTGATCTACCAGCCTGTAGAAAAAGTTAACCGTTATTGTTATTCATCCAGTCAAAATTAGCATTGTAAAAATCAATAACTGTTGTAACTAATCAATGCTAGCAAAAGACCATGATATAAGCTAAATAATCCACGGCTATGTGCGTGATTAATAATGTAATGCACGACGTGGAGGTGAAGAATCATCTGACACAGAGTCTTATCTGTCTATCACACCTAGCTGTGGATTAACCCTTTCATTAATAGttcagggttttagggtttatggcattaattcatcatgacaacaaagttgtgattttacacacatattgtttatgtcttgtgtttatacttttgaaacagtatttgaatgtgtacagattaaaccccattgacttgcattggaagtgtctcactggaacacacatttgtgcttttattaaagaaaaggaggaacgagtctaatttcatttttgtggagatcaacattatgacacaaatgctgaacccggaatattcctttaacgatGTGGTTGGTATTTAGAGACCTGTGTTAAAGGGGTTTGAGAACATTTTCTGTTATATTAGGTAATTGTCCCCATCTCATGCACCCATCCTGTATGGTGTTCCCCAGGGTTCAGTTCTAGGGCCTTTTTATTTTCCTTGAATATGCTTCCCCTTGGTCTTTCATAGTTAATCTGATGATACACACTTTTATCTGGCAGTAAAATCAGATAGTATTTGCTCGCTGGTAAATCTGTTAAACTACCTGGATGATATAAAATGCTGTCTGAAATGCTTAATGATGTAAAACTGAAGTAATTATTGTTGGTGCTCCTGCTTCCACCAAAGATATTGTAAGCAGTTTGTGTCTCTGTCTGCCGATCTACATAGTAATGTCAAAACTCTCTGTGCCATTTTGGATTCTTTGCACTTTGACAAGCAGATCAGTGCTGTCATAAAGGGCAGCTTGTGTTTTGTAAGATTATTGTAACTCTTTATATATGGGCCGTCCTCAAGCTTCTCAAAATCATTTGCAGATGGTTCAGAATGGGCGGCTAGATTCTAGACTGGGTTTAGAATGTGGGTTTGGGCCAGGGATGGGATGATATATCACATTTTGGTATACCGCAAACCCCCCAAAAATTACAAACTATATCGAGTCAACtttatatttcaaaatgtgaaacattgttttgttttaaaatacttgAGATGAAAAAACGGACCATTTCATGAAATCCCACCcaccactttcattgaataatgggTCTTTTAATATCCTCTCTGTTCCTTACAGTCAGTTAAAAAAGTGAAAATAAGCATTAATTGTAATCACAAATGATATGGATGTGATAAAAAAGAGatttctctctcattaataaatgaACCCCAACCCCAGTGAGTCTGTGAGATTaaactcttaaagggacagtaccatTATAGCACttgttatacaaatgaatgtaaactcaatgttattacttgtaaattatacacattatttcaaacactgACAGCTCATTCAATCATTTCTCCCTCAGGTAAGTCAAAGTTTGATATTGTGTCTGTGGGTGCGAGACATGCAGCTGTGGCTTTAACAGCAGATTCATGTTGAGCTTTCACTGACAGCATTAGCATAGCTAATCTTAGCATTTCTAAGGTAATGATGGTGAGATGTCagctgaatgtactgaatgtgCTTCCTGCGATCGATCATGTAATTGTAGGTTGGCATGAAACAAGAAGATCAGCAGAGCTTGTTGTCATGTTCTGTAACACACTATCATGGTGCACTATcattaataaagtttattttttaatttatagagaaacactttctcacacgcgcacacacacgcgcgcgcgcgcacacacacacacacacttactgtcTATGAAGTCAGCGTCTCGTCCGCTCTGTGCAAGTTTCAGTCTGTTTACAGTCACTCGCAGCTCCATGATTAACTGCCGTGTTTTTATATCTGGTCGAGAGACGTCCACCTCCAACTCTGGATTATTAACCTGATTCACTAAACCATCAGCCGTAACCGTCGGGAGGTATCTGCAACATACACACAAGTCTGAATTTaacttgtcacacacacaaatgtttccATTAGTTAGAATGACGGTTGCACACCTGCCGCGCGTCTGTCCATTCCAGCAGCGATCTTCATTGGTGACGTCAGCAGCCATTTTGTCATCGTTACAGATGGTGTGTGGCAGAGCGACCCAGAACCCCCTCATGGGCCTCAACCGCTCCTGTAACTCCTCCACCTGATCACAGTGATCAATCACATATCAATTCACACAGCAGTACAAatataacaaacacacactaacccTTAATATTACTAATCTACAAGCACATCAGTGAACGATCATATCGGTCAGTTACTTTGTACAAGAATGTGTGCACTTCTCAATATTCAAAGACTGTATGAAAGAGATCCATAACATTATCAGAGCCTTCACTCTTAAAtgaacagttcacacaaaaatgaaaatctgtcatcttttactcactctcatactgttccaaacccatagaaCTTTTCCATtcgtggaacacaacaggagacgttgaaatgaaaagacacaatgaaagtggatggtgactgagaaCAATATTTACACAAGAATgtcaagggtttggaacaacgtaaAGGTGAGTAAACGATATCCAtctctgtgtctcaccagtctatcCAGGTTGGTTCCTGCAGCGGTGGTTGGTTTCTCATGAGCACTGAAGCTTTTGAAAGCTCTTTTACTGTCTCCCTCTCTGAGCGAACGTTTGTTTCGGGCCGGAGCCGGTCGAGGATTACCACAACCCTGAAacatctgaaacacacacacacacacagagtgatgcCAATATGATTTGCAGTTTGTGTGTTGATTAGTCATTATTCTTTGTGATGTGATTAAATTTATCTCTCATTAAAGCAACAAGAAGTGAGCAAACAACAGATCAAATGATAACTGTGCACCAATCCACACACTTCTGCTCTATTCTAACCCATTTTGCAGTGTAAATACTGTGAGTAGTGTGTGTTTACACTGGAAAAATCTAGAAGAGTACTATGAGTCCCCTGATGATGTACtttttaaactgaaatattagTGTGTAATGTGGgacactttcttctgcagaacacaaatgaagatttttagaagaatatttcagctctgtaggttcatacaatgcaagtgaatggtgaccagaaatttgaagctacaaaaagcacataaatgcagcataaaagtaatccataagactctggtggtttaatccatgtcttcagaagtgatgtgatagctatgggtgagaaacagatcaatattaaagtccttttattCTATTAatctttaactttcacattcttcttcttttgtctttttggcgatttgcattcttcatgcatatcgccacctactggtcgggcctggtcaaagatggagatttatagaataaaagtacttgaatattgatctgtttctcacccacagctatcacatcacttctgaagacatggattaaaccacatgggttacttttatgctacctttttgtgctttttggagctcacatgtgagtgagtaaatgatgccccTAAGGTATCATGATATCCTTACTGTGTAGTAGACATAATTactaaatcactcctttttgacAATTGTGATTGTAAGAACCAGTATCACTCTACAGTACTGTGATATGTTTAGACACTTGGGTGTCATGCATGttggtgtgagtgtgttgtgtataTTGTACCTTTGCAGAGATGCTAATGCTGTTCTCTTGCATGTTCATGATGCCTTCTGACACTTTCACTGCGATTGAATCTGCAGCCAATTCAAAATTAAATGGCCCACCAAGTTTCTCCACCACCGCCATCAGAGCGTCTGCAGGTTATCAACATCATCATGTTTAAAGGGGCAGTACacccataaatgtaaatgatcatcatttactcaccctcatgccatcccagatgtgtgtgactctttcttctgcagaacagatttctagaagaatatttcagctctgtaggtccatacaatgcaagtgaatggtgaccagaactttgaagctccaaaaagcacataaatgcagcataaaagtaatccataagactctggtggtttaatccatgtcttctgaagtgatatgataggtgtgggtgagaaacagatcaatatttaagttctcctttgcgatcatgatttcaagctcgatgaCTCTTCCTATAGCAACATCTAACACTCTGTGCATTCATCAAGCACTGGGAAATGTAAcagagcttgaaataatgatagcCAGTCAAGATTAATAGaataaaaggacttgaatattgatctgtttctcacccacacctatcatatcacttctgacgacatggattaaaccacgggAGTCGTATGTGCTTATGTgcacctttatgtgctttttggagcatcaaagttctggtcaccattcacttgcattctatggacctacagagctgaaatattcttctagaaatcttcattcgtgttctgcagaagaaagtaagtcacacacatttgggatggcatgagggtgagtaaattatgagataatttacatttatgggtgtactgtccctttaatgacCAAACGCTTCACATTCACACTTTAAGAGATAAGAGTTGCTCCTCACCGACAAAATTGTTCCATTCAGAGTCTAAGTCAGCCTGATTGGCCAGACAGCCCTTCATGACATTTAGGCACAGCGAATGACAAGGCTTGAGGGCGGGAACTCCACGACACAGCGGACAATACCACTGACGCATTAAAGCTCGAACACACTCCGATCCTACACtcaactagagagagagagagagagttatacaTTTCACATAGACActatttaaagtagtttgaaatgAATGATATGTCCTCAGTCTCTGGTATGTGAGCTCCAAAGTGAATTATGAAGAATATCTTCAGTTCTGTTTTTCATTCATACAGGCTTGGGAAGTAACGGAATACTTGTAATGCCATTACATAGTCAGGATACAACAATTGTGTAACTGTAATCCATTAGTTACCTTAAAAAAAAGAATCAGATTCCAAGCAGGATTTTATCATTTATAAACAAAAGATCCTTCTGACATTAAGTGATGTGACCGCTGCTTGCTTTAGTGGTACAGATGGTCAGATGTGTGCTCAACATCTCTTCTGCTTCTCTCTCATGACTCCCGTGAGTCAGATGCGCCACTTCCTGTTGCAAAACCTGTCTCACATCATCAATCAGCTCTCGAGGCAAACTTTAAACCATTGGACAAAAGGCATTATTATTAAGGAAATTAGACTTTATTATTTAAAGGAGAGAAGGGAAACAGCATCACAGTTCAGTGTGAAGATGCCGTCCTTCTCAAAGGATCTGACGTATCATATAAAGAAGCATTTGGAGGTAAGAAACACAGAAATCACTGACTGGGTAAGTCCGTGGAATAGCTACTGTGATACGAACTGCACATCATTGACGGTACGGCAGAAGAATATGTTCCGTATTGAAGCATTACATTGAAAtatatcatgtttttatttttgttgaatcgatattttacataaataataacacatatacactgatcagccacaacattaaaacatctgcctaatactgtgtacaatcatccatgtgattatctaatcagccaatcgtgtggcagcactgcatacaatcatgcagatacgggtcaggagcttcagttaatgttcacatcaaccatcagaaaaaaATGTGCtgtcagtgatttggagtgtggcatgattgttggtgtcagacgggctggtttgagtatttctgggattttcacacacaacagtctctagaatttactcagaatgatgttaaaaacacaaacacatccagtgatggtcagttctgtgtatgaaacacatccagtgatggtcagttctgtgtatgaaacacatccagtgatggtcagttctgtgtatgaaacacatccagtgatggtcagttctgtgtatgaaacacttccagtgaggggcagttctgtgtatgaaacacatccagtgatggtcagttctgtgtatgaaacacatccagtgatgatcagttctgtgtatgaaacacatccagtgatgatcagttctgtgtatgaaacacatccagtgagggtcagttctgtgtatgaaacacatccagtgatggtcagttctgtgtatgaaacacttccagtgaggggcagttctgtgtatgaaacacatccagtgagggtcagttctgtgtatgaaacacatccagtgatggtcagttctgtgtatgaaacacatccagtgatggtcagttctgtgtatgaaacacatccagtgatggtcagttctgtgtatgaaacacatccagtgagggtcagttctgtgtatgaaacacttccagtgatggtcagttctgtgtatgaaacacatccagtgatggtcagttctgtgtatgaaacacatccagtgatggtcagttctgtgtatgaaacacatccagtgagggtcagttctgtgtatgaaacacatccagtgatggtcagttctgtgtatgaaacacttccagtgatggtcagttctgtgtatgaaacacatccagtgatggtcagttctgtgtatgaaacacatccagtgaggggcagttctgtgtatgaaacacatccagtgatggtcagttctgtgtatgaaacacatccagtgagggtcagttctgtgtatgaaacacttccagtgagggtcagttctgtgtatgaaacacttccagtgatggtcagttctgtgtatgaaacacatccagtgaggggcagttctgtgtatgaaacacatccagtgatggtcagttctgtgtatgaaacacatccagtgagggtcagttctgtgtatgaaacacttccagtgatggtcagttctgtgtatgaaacacttccagtgagggtcagttctgtgtatgaaacacatccagtgatggtcagttctgtgtatgaaacacatccagtgagggtcagttctgtgtatgaaacacttccagtgatggtcagttctgtgtatgaaacacttccagtgatggtcagttctgtgtatgaaacacatccagtgatggtcagttctgtgtatgaaacacttccagtgagggtcagttctgtgtatgaaacacatccagtgatggtcagttctgtgtatgaaacacttccagtgatggtcagttctgtgtatgaaactcatccagtgatggtcagttctgtgtatgaaactcatccagtgatggtcagttctgtgtatgagacacatccagtgatggtcagttctgtgtatgaaacacatccagtgatggtcagttctgtgtatgaaacacatccagtgatggtcagttctgtgtatgaaacacatccagtgatggtcagttctgtgtataaaacacatccagtgatggtcagttctgtgtatgaaacacatccagtgaggggcagttctgtgtatgaaacacatccagtgatggtcagttctgtgtataaaacacatccagtgatggtcagttctgtgtatgaaacacttgttgatgagagagagagatcaacagagaatggtcagattgGTTTGGACCaagcgtgccgcacaagccctcaaaagtgaagccaaaacgtctcgatcgccccccggtggccggtcctagtataggtcataagccccgcctccccatgttattcaacgggacgtaagaccaactaaacaattaaattacacttcacatatcttttttccaaagatagtttctgtcatttactgtcgtttctatcacgttgatgtcatttcaagtgtttgttttcaaaataagtttgtttttagttatttgatgctataaaaacgctgctgtgacatcatgattgacagctgtgattgacaggttctctgagtgaagtagtcactgatgCACCAacggactttttttcgggatcttcggaggactgaggagattggagctttaaatttaatatctaaatttctacaattaattatttcacaccgtcataagtcaaaagtgcaggggcgtgtgcttgcgattgattcagcgagagtgagggcggggccttgatttcgcggctttacttcctgctcactcctgcacaggtctggtcccgaaatcgcaactgcgcagactcaagtcccaagatgtcagcgccatatcgggacactagcggcttcagttctcaccaatggaaaagagcgacggggcgtcgtccatctttttttacagtctatgggctGAACtggtaaagtctacagtaactcagataaccactctgtataattgtgctgaagaatataatctctgaatgctgtacatgcgggttggtgctgttttggtggcacgaggggcacatacacaatattaatgcatttaaaagcaTCAGAAATTCTCACAATTGCGTAACAAAATGCATCCGTATATTATACCCTTCTTTATAAGCTCACAATACATTCAAAAGAAACACACTGTATACTCCACTTATATCTGGAGGAATGATATTTCCCTTCATCCTTTGAgataagagttcattgtacttTGTACAACTTAAAACTTCCTTTTTACTCCAGAAACAGTATGTATTGAACCTAAACTGCAAAACCTCTCGTTCTGAACCTCAGCATCTTTCTGATATCAGAGAAGAATACATGAACACACGAGTGACTACATTCACAAATGCCATCTGTTGGGTTATCAGAAACTCAACCCGTCCAGTCACTtcctgtcatttactcacctttgttGCTTTGTTCACAATGTCTCTGCCTGCAGCCAAACCTTGAACCAGAGCACGGGCTGCGATCAGTGCTCTCGACACCTGCAaatcaacagaacacaataatgTGATAATGTGTCCTTATTACACGTCTTGCTATAAAACAATGAAGAGAAACAATCAAAAATAAAGAGATTCTCTGAGgttcaaccctaaccctaattttCATCTTCATACAATTTGATGAACAATCAACACTATCATCACATTAGTGGGTCACTAGTTAGAAGCAACTTGAAATTACTAACATACAtatcagcatgtgtgtgtgtgatagttgTTACCTGTATGTGCAGTTTAAGTGGTAAGTCTCCAAAAGGCTGCAGTTGTTCAGCATGTTTGCCAACACACTCTAGATAATCCTCAGAGAACTGATACTGAGGGTTAACCAGAGAAAACACACGCTCAACTAATCCTCCCCAGAAATCAGCCAGCACCTCCGCCAGACTCACTCTGCCCCCTACAGGCAGAGAGGAGAACAACACATCAGAGACAATcatggcaacacacacacacacacacacacacacacacacacacacacacacactcaaacagacTCACTCTGCCCCCTACAGGCAGACAGGAGAACAACACATCAAAGACAATcatggcaacacacacacacacacacacacacacacacacacacacacacactcaaacagacTCACTCTGCCCCCTACAGGCAGACAGGAGAACAACACATCAAAGACAATcatggcaacacacacacacagaatcacacacagacacatacacacacacggacacacacacacacactcagactcacacacacactcagactcacacacacacacggacacacgcacacactcagactcacacacacacacacacactcacagacctgTGTAGTATTGTCGGAGGTCTGTGAAGAGCTGGTGGAAGAGTTGGGCATTCTGAGTGTACATGTGACCGTATGTCTGTGTGAACATCTCATTCATGGACTTCTCCGCCACATCCATCAACTCCCGGAAAAACTCTGACATCACAGTGTGCGAGGGCAAGccagaagaaagagagagagaaaaaaataacattttacttgCAAACCTTGAAACCATATACTGTTCCTTCATTATAACTTAATTATGCTGTTTCCTAAAATATCTCATTTTGACCCAATTCTAAGGCAGTAAGACAGTATGCagaatcccagaatgcactgtgatgaGCTTTGGTGAAAAATAAGTACAAGATGGCAGACAAAGTGAGAGCAATTTTGAGAATAAATACACTCTTAATCCATTTAATATGAAGAAGtatctataaaaaatatttttggtgcaAACTGATAGTGGTGCAACAGTACTGTGTCCCACAAGTCCCTCTAAACTAGCATAACCATCATAAAACTGCCATATTGTAATCTGACTTTGATGTTCTCATGATCTACCTTTCTGTTATTAAACTGTTTAGCCTTTTGATCAATTATGCCACCTTTTTGCATCTATCATAATATTAAAAATTGGCTCAATTTACCCAAACACAGTTTCTCTTCCTTTGTCATAGCACAAGCAAATGTGTTGTTTTGTAACACTGCAGAACTGATTAGGAAAGACACTAATCACCATAACTCAACACATGCATGATCTGTTACACTGTGTCCGGTCGTCCTCACCGTCAAACCGGCGCTGTCTCTGGGTGAATGTGGTGAGCAGGAACTGACTGGTGTCCTGGACCGCAGACAGGAAGTCAGCTTCACtctgatgtgtgagtgtgtcctCCATCAGACTGGAACAGCAGGTGTAATCCTGAGAGCAAACACGCAAGTGTTCACCTGCCAATGACAGCACATCTTACTGACAATCACAAAACACACCCCAACACAAAAACCAAGGACGAATGATTGTGTGAACGCTGTTCAACAGGTGAAATGCTGTTTCTCATAAACTGTGAATCATATCAACACAGCACATATACTTAAACAAAGCTCCACTTTCTGTGTCTGTATATTCTATTCTGTGCTAGACCACAGATCAtgatcagacagacacacacacctggGAGGAGATCCCAGTGATTTCTAAAAACTTAAATGACTGCATTAAtacgcgcgcgcgtgtgtgtgctttttgtgtgtgtgtgtgtgt
This region of Xyrauchen texanus isolate HMW12.3.18 chromosome 23, RBS_HiC_50CHRs, whole genome shotgun sequence genomic DNA includes:
- the gpc2 gene encoding glypican-2, which encodes MMMLMKLKMLLCVSVFVIVLWGPAGGARNCVESRRVYGEKHTLNTAPHTHINGEHLRVCSQDYTCCSSLMEDTLTHQSEADFLSAVQDTSQFLLTTFTQRQRRFDEFFRELMDVAEKSMNEMFTQTYGHMYTQNAQLFHQLFTDLRQYYTGGRVSLAEVLADFWGGLVERVFSLVNPQYQFSEDYLECVGKHAEQLQPFGDLPLKLHIQVSRALIAARALVQGLAAGRDIVNKATKLSVGSECVRALMRQWYCPLCRGVPALKPCHSLCLNVMKGCLANQADLDSEWNNFVDALMAVVEKLGGPFNFELAADSIAVKVSEGIMNMQENSISISAKMFQGCGNPRPAPARNKRSLREGDSKRAFKSFSAHEKPTTAAGTNLDRLVEELQERLRPMRGFWVALPHTICNDDKMAADVTNEDRCWNGQTRGRYLPTVTADGLVNQVNNPELEVDVSRPDIKTRQLIMELRVTVNRLKLAQSGRDADFIDSEAEGGSGSGVGAEAGERFSDDWPGYGSFSPPHNTLHIDKTPRPHDRPRPRNTPNNKRNRINRRMGSDAQRLSPPLLLLFSLFMLFCVSLCLSSSLNVC